From Flavobacterium lipolyticum, one genomic window encodes:
- a CDS encoding TauD/TfdA family dioxygenase, producing MNLDDIKIISGKKMLLEIDTSYNNPLIWAEENKKDVENFLSTSGALLIRGLNINGSIEFGQVLKSLFGEELVNYTYRSTPRTEVNNNVYTATEYHASEIIPQHNENAYSNAWPMRIGFVCMVPAAKMGNTPISDSRVAYNEIPKEIREEFERKKIMYVRNYSDMDLPWQEVFQTDTKAEVEKFCKDNRIDYQWTANGLRTKQVNQASILHPVTNEKLWFNQAHLFHLSSLDIELQEGLIELLGEENIPRNTFFGDGTPIDVEALTVIRDVYERTKFTFDWKKQDLLLLDNMLYTHGREPYEGTRQVLVGMAKKYSPII from the coding sequence ATGAATTTAGATGATATTAAAATTATTTCAGGAAAAAAGATGTTGCTGGAGATAGATACCAGTTATAATAATCCCTTGATATGGGCAGAAGAAAATAAAAAGGATGTTGAAAATTTTTTATCAACCAGCGGAGCACTACTGATACGTGGCTTAAATATAAATGGCAGCATTGAATTCGGACAGGTACTAAAAAGTCTGTTTGGTGAGGAATTAGTTAATTATACTTATAGATCTACTCCAAGAACGGAAGTCAATAACAATGTTTATACTGCAACAGAATATCATGCTTCAGAAATAATCCCTCAGCATAATGAAAATGCCTATTCTAATGCATGGCCTATGAGAATAGGTTTTGTTTGTATGGTTCCGGCTGCTAAGATGGGGAATACCCCTATTTCAGACAGTCGTGTTGCCTATAATGAGATCCCTAAAGAAATTCGGGAAGAATTTGAACGGAAAAAAATTATGTATGTTCGAAACTACTCAGATATGGATTTGCCTTGGCAAGAAGTATTTCAAACTGACACAAAAGCAGAGGTTGAAAAATTTTGTAAAGACAATCGTATTGATTATCAGTGGACTGCTAATGGTTTGAGAACAAAGCAAGTCAACCAGGCATCCATATTACACCCTGTTACAAATGAAAAATTGTGGTTTAATCAGGCCCATTTGTTCCACTTGAGTAGTCTGGATATAGAACTGCAAGAAGGTTTGATTGAGCTATTGGGAGAAGAGAATATCCCCAGGAACACATTTTTTGGAGATGGAACTCCTATAGATGTAGAGGCTCTCACTGTAATCCGTGATGTCTACGAAAGGACAAAGTTTACATTCGACTGGAAAAAGCAAGATCTACTCTTGCTTGATAATATGTTATATACCCATGGTCGTGAACCGTATGAAGGAACAAGACAGGTACTCGTTGGTATGGCTAAAAAGTACAGTCCCATTATCTGA
- a CDS encoding MBL fold metallo-hydrolase, whose product MEATQNKYYLKPNVALEALFDRWYAWSHLISPATAAMNVKDRHLKIMDSYVKNPKIHAAAVKKPEMLGGPFIDYDGKRVDEIKDLADQIRDKRAHLLNLADAVNELNELLQVHAKGYSLTPLYEKVPEILKGYVELYYDLNDQPNFRFFEALLYRSEFYDDSAQTIALQLVESDTQRSFVLSTPRLDDEITIHAEIPFSHSVIDQLFKMKRTPGDYAEIKKILQIKEGQEELFDSFFTLEAPKQYEQYTGNGIRTRYFGHACVLVETNEISLLVDPVVSYDGYENDVPRFTTEHLPDEIDYVLITHNHQDHVLFETLLQLRHRIKNIVVPSSGKGNLQDPNLKLMFKNIGFDNVIELDDMESVELDKCVITGLPFLGEHCDLDVRSKLCVHVNLHNKYKVLFAADSQNIEPKLYERVHNIMGDVDVLFLGMECDGAPLSWLYGPLLPKKADRDKDQSRRLAGSDCNEGMFIVNQFNPKDVFVYAMGLEPWLEFISSIKYTNESRPIVESNLLIEKCRAIGITAERLFGEKTIEYFELPELVNN is encoded by the coding sequence ATGGAGGCTACTCAAAACAAGTATTATTTAAAACCGAATGTGGCGCTTGAAGCGTTGTTTGACCGATGGTATGCATGGTCGCATTTAATTTCCCCAGCTACAGCGGCAATGAATGTAAAGGACAGGCATTTAAAAATCATGGATTCTTATGTTAAAAATCCAAAGATTCATGCAGCAGCTGTTAAGAAACCTGAAATGTTGGGAGGACCTTTTATTGATTATGATGGTAAAAGGGTGGATGAAATAAAAGATTTAGCAGATCAAATAAGAGATAAAAGAGCGCATCTGTTGAATCTGGCAGATGCAGTGAATGAGTTGAATGAACTTTTGCAAGTACACGCAAAAGGATATTCTCTTACGCCTTTATACGAAAAGGTTCCTGAGATTTTAAAAGGTTATGTTGAATTATACTATGATTTAAATGACCAGCCAAATTTTAGATTTTTCGAAGCACTACTGTATAGGAGTGAATTCTATGATGATTCGGCCCAAACAATTGCGCTGCAGTTGGTAGAATCTGATACGCAGAGAAGTTTTGTACTGAGTACTCCCAGACTCGATGATGAAATAACTATTCATGCAGAAATTCCTTTTAGTCATTCTGTTATAGATCAGTTGTTCAAAATGAAAAGAACTCCCGGGGATTATGCTGAAATCAAGAAAATTTTGCAAATAAAAGAGGGACAAGAAGAGTTATTTGATAGCTTTTTTACTTTAGAAGCTCCTAAACAATATGAACAGTATACGGGGAACGGAATCAGAACAAGATATTTTGGCCATGCCTGTGTACTAGTGGAGACAAACGAGATTTCACTTTTGGTTGATCCTGTGGTTAGCTATGATGGTTATGAAAACGATGTACCCCGTTTTACGACGGAACATCTCCCGGACGAAATCGATTATGTTTTAATCACTCATAATCATCAGGATCATGTTTTGTTTGAAACTTTACTTCAACTAAGACACAGGATAAAGAACATAGTAGTTCCCTCTTCAGGAAAAGGAAATTTACAGGATCCAAACTTGAAATTGATGTTCAAGAATATAGGATTTGATAATGTGATAGAATTGGATGACATGGAGTCCGTAGAGTTGGATAAATGTGTAATTACCGGGCTTCCTTTTTTAGGAGAACACTGTGACCTAGATGTAAGATCTAAGTTGTGTGTTCATGTTAATTTGCATAATAAATACAAAGTATTATTTGCGGCAGATTCTCAAAATATAGAGCCAAAATTATATGAAAGAGTACATAACATAATGGGTGATGTCGATGTGTTGTTCTTAGGAATGGAATGTGATGGCGCTCCATTGTCTTGGTTGTATGGACCACTTTTACCTAAAAAAGCAGATCGCGACAAAGATCAATCCAGAAGATTGGCCGGTAGCGATTGTAATGAAGGAATGTTTATTGTAAATCAATTCAATCCAAAAGATGTCTTTGTTTATGCAATGGGGCTTGAACCTTGGTTAGAATTTATCAGTTCTATTAAATATACTAACGAATCAAGACCAATAGTTGAATCCAATCTTTTAATTGAAAAGTGCAGGGCCATTGGGATAACTGCGGAGCGCTTGTTTGGTGAAAAAACTATTGAATATTTTGAACTGCCGGAGCTTGTCAATAATTAA
- a CDS encoding YceI family protein yields MNPKASITYLILIIIPLFLGCRGPIKEENIDNAGASTFSSEHGANEEYSIDTKKSVVTWKGSMLIGSDTNTGYVSISEGELIIKNGQLIDGTAEIDMNTIADKRHKSDNELVEHLKSSDFFDVQKFPTSTITAIKVTSINGKNKNVTGNLTIKGITNPVSFPAKIEIKDGIVQMNGKLVIDRTKWNVRYKSGKFFDLLPDQTMSDSIEFTVNIIAKN; encoded by the coding sequence ATGAACCCTAAGGCATCAATCACTTACTTAATTTTAATTATTATTCCTTTGTTCTTAGGTTGCCGTGGACCTATAAAAGAAGAAAACATAGACAATGCGGGAGCAAGCACTTTTTCCTCAGAGCATGGTGCGAATGAAGAATATAGTATTGATACCAAAAAAAGTGTTGTAACATGGAAAGGCTCTATGTTAATTGGTTCTGACACCAATACAGGATACGTCTCTATATCAGAAGGAGAACTGATAATCAAAAACGGTCAGCTTATAGATGGTACCGCTGAAATAGACATGAATACAATTGCAGATAAAAGACATAAAAGTGATAATGAACTTGTTGAACATTTAAAATCGTCTGATTTTTTTGATGTTCAAAAATTTCCCACTTCTACCATTACAGCAATCAAGGTTACATCAATAAATGGTAAGAATAAAAATGTTACAGGAAACCTAACGATAAAAGGTATTACAAATCCTGTCTCTTTTCCGGCTAAAATTGAAATTAAAGACGGAATTGTCCAGATGAATGGCAAGTTGGTCATTGACCGGACAAAATGGAATGTCCGCTATAAATCAGGGAAATTCTTTGATCTTTTACCTGATCAAACGATGTCGGATTCTATTGAATTCACTGTAAATATTATCGCAAAAAATTAA
- a CDS encoding LLM class flavin-dependent oxidoreductase — protein sequence MEIGIDTFVSSGGGTIVERDERAIENLLERIKFADELGFDLYGIGEHHGKDKLDSAPVVLMAAAASITNRIRITSAVTGLSTVDPVRLFQEFATLDLVSKGRAEIIAGRGASLDAFPLFGLNIKDSAELFTEKLELLLKIRDNDTITWSGKFRPSLDNVSVYPRPLQASLPIWHAALRTPASFIRAGELGLPLMVAIIDGQIDQIIPLVELYREAGEDAGFSKDQLKVGLHSMGYVANTTEEAIKDFYPGWSNSMSKMHGLPKSLSRFEIDLKSTGSALLVGNPEEVAAKILHLSEALGGISRFCFQLDYASLPHEKLLQCIEVIGNKVIPIVKQESPVIY from the coding sequence ATGGAAATTGGAATTGACACTTTTGTTTCGTCTGGCGGAGGGACAATTGTGGAAAGAGATGAACGAGCAATTGAAAACTTACTTGAGCGAATAAAGTTTGCAGACGAGCTAGGCTTTGATTTATACGGAATTGGTGAACACCATGGTAAAGACAAGCTGGATTCAGCACCTGTAGTATTGATGGCGGCGGCGGCATCGATTACCAATAGAATACGGATTACAAGTGCAGTAACCGGATTAAGTACGGTTGATCCTGTTCGATTGTTTCAAGAGTTTGCAACACTGGATCTAGTATCAAAAGGACGTGCCGAAATTATCGCTGGTCGAGGAGCTTCTCTTGATGCATTTCCATTATTTGGACTAAATATCAAGGATTCTGCAGAATTGTTTACAGAAAAACTTGAACTTTTGCTTAAAATTCGAGACAATGATACCATTACCTGGTCGGGTAAATTTCGACCTTCTTTAGACAATGTAAGTGTCTACCCGCGCCCCTTACAAGCTTCTCTACCAATATGGCATGCTGCTTTGCGAACACCAGCCTCTTTTATTCGTGCAGGAGAGCTTGGCCTACCCTTAATGGTGGCTATCATTGATGGTCAAATAGACCAGATAATTCCTTTAGTGGAGCTCTACCGCGAAGCCGGAGAGGATGCCGGTTTTAGTAAAGATCAATTAAAAGTTGGATTACACTCTATGGGATATGTCGCGAATACCACAGAGGAAGCAATTAAAGATTTCTATCCTGGTTGGTCTAATTCTATGAGTAAAATGCATGGTTTACCAAAGAGTCTTTCTCGATTTGAAATCGATTTGAAATCAACGGGAAGTGCCTTATTGGTAGGAAATCCAGAAGAGGTTGCAGCAAAAATTCTCCATTTATCAGAAGCACTTGGCGGGATATCCAGATTTTGTTTTCAATTGGATTATGCCTCGCTACCCCACGAAAAACTATTACAATGCATTGAGGTAATTGGAAACAAAGTTATTCCGATAGTAAAACAGGAGTCCCCTGTAATCTATTAA
- a CDS encoding penicillin acylase family protein — translation MNKISVKFLFPLVALIMLVVVLDRKVYMVPPLGTFLNPFIGAVQNEQTSNSNKDISIKVSQKTEIIFDDRAVPHIFAANQKDMFFAQGYVCASDRLWQMDFLSYVSAGRMCEILGKEFFVHDRKTRRDGILTSAINTLKHIEKDQETKRALDSYTAGVNAWINSLSYADLPIEYKLMDYSPEPWTNLKSVLIMKYMSANLSGFEEDVSASYLQMILGSKEYNKLFPDYYLKKTKEKFAIQRIFDSLPENEYIDYSFLASASQISSSAYNPNLGSNSWAVGPKKSKSGFAMLCNDPHLNLSFPAVWYELQLKSNEQNVYGYSIPGVPGVVIGFNEKISWGLTNGSDDVRDYYKLEVKDNYSYYKYDGKWVKTDSVVEEIKIRGDKPFLDTVYYTKHGPIPSDFREGEPELEGYALNWTLQDPSNEILALIKLNKATKYTQFKSAIQYYKCPSQNFTYADVEGNISIHHQGKILAKKWKNQGKFVMDGTRSDQFSTAVLDKLPYSYNPDQGYVFSANNNPYKISNSPLIYGHYLELRANKIDSYLSAKEKLSVEDMKSMQLDNTNSLAELAIPVLLKRMPSGKNKYLKEFSLWNCKYDKDSNLAPLFELWWTKIKNNTWDELLRYKMTKLVPDDLVLLDMISNDPNNKYFDLLSTEKTETASDIIALSFNQMLNDTTKRSNWGNTNKIDIMHLSNIEYFSKKGLPQGGHPQALNAISKRWGPSLRMIVEMKKRPKGYAVYAGGQSGNPSSDEYDHFVDTWRNGQYYELKFFGNLIEGNAEAKYKWSLK, via the coding sequence ATGAATAAAATATCCGTAAAATTTCTTTTTCCGTTAGTTGCTTTGATAATGCTAGTAGTAGTGTTGGATCGAAAAGTTTATATGGTACCTCCGCTGGGTACTTTTCTAAATCCGTTTATAGGTGCTGTTCAAAATGAACAGACTTCTAACAGCAATAAAGACATAAGTATCAAAGTCAGCCAGAAAACTGAAATAATTTTCGATGACAGAGCTGTTCCTCACATATTTGCAGCCAATCAAAAGGATATGTTTTTTGCACAAGGTTATGTTTGCGCATCTGATCGGTTATGGCAAATGGATTTTTTGTCCTATGTGTCTGCCGGAAGAATGTGTGAAATTTTGGGGAAAGAATTCTTTGTCCACGACCGAAAAACAAGAAGAGACGGAATCCTTACTTCGGCTATAAACACCTTAAAACACATCGAAAAGGACCAGGAAACAAAAAGAGCACTAGACAGTTATACGGCCGGCGTAAATGCTTGGATCAACAGTTTGTCATATGCTGATCTACCTATTGAATATAAACTTATGGATTATTCTCCGGAGCCATGGACCAATTTAAAATCTGTTTTAATCATGAAGTATATGTCAGCCAATTTATCGGGCTTCGAAGAAGATGTTTCGGCTTCTTACTTACAGATGATTCTTGGATCAAAAGAATACAATAAGCTGTTTCCGGATTACTATTTAAAGAAAACTAAAGAAAAGTTTGCTATTCAGCGAATTTTTGACTCCCTGCCGGAGAATGAATATATTGATTATTCATTTCTTGCGTCGGCTTCACAAATATCCTCAAGTGCTTACAATCCCAATTTAGGGAGTAATAGTTGGGCCGTTGGGCCTAAAAAAAGCAAATCGGGATTCGCCATGTTGTGCAATGACCCACACCTAAACCTTTCGTTTCCGGCAGTTTGGTATGAACTACAATTAAAGTCGAATGAACAAAATGTCTACGGGTATTCAATACCGGGGGTTCCGGGGGTGGTAATAGGATTTAATGAAAAAATTTCCTGGGGATTAACAAATGGTTCTGATGATGTACGTGATTATTACAAACTGGAGGTTAAAGACAACTATTCTTATTACAAGTATGATGGTAAATGGGTAAAAACGGACAGTGTTGTCGAAGAAATCAAAATTAGAGGTGATAAACCATTTTTAGACACCGTTTACTACACCAAACATGGACCTATACCTTCTGATTTTCGCGAGGGAGAGCCGGAGCTAGAAGGCTATGCTTTAAATTGGACCTTGCAAGATCCTTCTAATGAAATTTTAGCTCTTATCAAGCTGAACAAAGCAACAAAATATACGCAATTTAAGAGCGCCATTCAATATTACAAATGCCCTTCGCAAAATTTCACTTATGCCGATGTTGAAGGGAATATCTCGATTCACCATCAAGGAAAAATTCTTGCAAAAAAATGGAAGAATCAAGGTAAGTTTGTCATGGACGGAACCAGATCGGATCAGTTTTCTACAGCGGTATTAGACAAGTTACCTTATTCTTACAATCCAGATCAGGGCTATGTGTTTTCAGCAAACAATAATCCTTATAAGATCAGTAACTCACCCCTAATTTATGGCCACTATCTGGAATTAAGAGCCAATAAAATTGACTCCTATTTGTCAGCCAAAGAAAAACTGTCTGTCGAAGACATGAAATCAATGCAACTGGATAATACGAACAGTCTGGCAGAGTTAGCGATTCCTGTTTTATTAAAAAGAATGCCTTCAGGTAAAAACAAATATTTAAAAGAATTTTCTCTTTGGAATTGCAAGTATGATAAAGATTCTAACCTGGCACCATTATTTGAGCTTTGGTGGACTAAGATTAAAAATAATACATGGGATGAATTACTCCGATATAAGATGACTAAACTGGTTCCTGATGATTTGGTATTACTAGATATGATTTCTAACGATCCAAATAATAAATATTTCGATCTGCTTTCGACCGAAAAAACAGAAACAGCTTCTGATATTATTGCTCTTTCATTTAATCAAATGCTGAATGATACCACCAAACGTTCGAACTGGGGAAATACAAATAAAATAGATATCATGCATTTGTCCAATATTGAATATTTCAGCAAGAAGGGCTTACCACAAGGAGGACATCCACAAGCATTAAATGCCATTTCTAAAAGATGGGGGCCTTCTTTAAGAATGATTGTGGAAATGAAAAAAAGACCTAAAGGATATGCTGTTTATGCCGGAGGACAATCAGGAAATCCGTCATCGGATGAATACGATCACTTCGTTGACACCTGGAGAAATGGTCAGTATTATGAACTCAAATTCTTCGGTAATTTAATCGAAGGAAATGCAGAAGCAAAGTATAAATGGTCTTTAAAATAA